In the genome of Entelurus aequoreus isolate RoL-2023_Sb linkage group LG08, RoL_Eaeq_v1.1, whole genome shotgun sequence, one region contains:
- the LOC133655314 gene encoding carbohydrate sulfotransferase 3-like produces MRIKYGIPVVFFLALVIIEKESNIISRVSDKLASKQTPQTPIQPGGLPSAARKHNASVASAFRLMKWRLENFNDYQAANGRKHILLLATTRTGSSFVGEFFNQEGDNMFYLYEPLWHVEKMLTLATGGTNATAVAKAYPEVLRQLFQCDFSLLESFIDPLPTDHITASLFRRESSSSLCEEAVCSPFVKGVFERYHCRSRRCGPLNLTLASESCLHKEHRAIKSVRVRQLEILRPLVEDPRLDVKFIHLVRDPRAVLASRMVAFAAKYKNWKQWATDGDVPLDDNEVKKLKSNCDTIRMSAQAGLRRPAWLRGRYMLVRYEDIARFPMRKAGEMYKFAGIPFTPQVKAWVLKNTRASKERSGLYSTQKNSSEQVEKWRFTLPFKIAQVVQEVCGPTLKLFGYKLVSSEEMLTDKSISLIEDKVFDFL; encoded by the exons ATGAGGATCAAGTACGGCATACCCGTCGTCTTCTTCCTGGCGCTTGTGATCATTGAGAAGGAGAGCAACATCATCTCCAG GGTCTCGGATAAGCTGGCGTCCAAGCAGACCCCCCAGACTCCGATACAACCAGGGGGCTTGCCCAGCGCGGCAAGAAAGCACAATGCTTCCGTGGCCTCGGCCTTCAGGCTGATGAAGTGGCGCCTGGAAAACTTCAACGACTATCAGGCGGCGAATGGCAGGAAGCACATCCTCCTTTTAGCCACCACCAGGACGGGCTCCTCTTTCGTGGGCGAGTTTTTCAACCAGGAGGGCGACAACATGTTCTACCTGTACGAGCCGCTGTGGCACGTGGAGAAGATGCTGACGCTTGCGACGGGCGGCACCAACGCCACGGCCGTCGCCAAGGCGTACCCCGAGGTGCTAAGACAGCTCTTCCAGTGTGACTTCTCCCTGCTTGAGAGCTTCATTGACCCCCTCCCCACAGATCACATTACCGCCTCGCTGTTCCGTAGGGAGTCCAGCAGCTCCCTGTGCGAGGAGGCGGTCTGCAGCCCCTTTGTAAAAGGGGTCTTTGAGCGCTATCATTGCAGGAGCAGGCGCTGTGGGCCCCTCAACCTGACCTTGGCGTCAGAGTCCTGCCTCCACAAGGAGCATAGAGCCATTAAGTCAGTGAGGGTGCGCCAGCTGGAAATCCTCCGCCCCCTCGTGGAGGACCCGCGTTTGGACGTGAAATTCATCCATCTGGTTCGGGATCCCCGCGCCGTGCTCGCCTCCCGCATGGTGGCCTTTGCTGCCAAATACAAGAACTGGAAGCAGTGGGCCACGGACGGCGACGTGCCCCTCGACGACAACGAGGTTAAGAAGCTGAAGAGCAACTGCGACACCATCAGAATGTCGGCCCAGGCGGGCCTGAGGCGGCCGGCGTGGCTGCGCGGGCGCTACATGCTGGTGCGCTACGAGGACATCGCCCGCTTCCCCATGAGGAAGGCCGGCGAGATGTACAAGTTCGCCGGGATCCCCTTCACGCCGCAGGTTAAGGCGTGGGTCCTGAAAAACACGCGGGCCTCCAAGGAGAGGAGCGGCCTCTACTCCACGCAGAAGAACTCCTCCGAGCAGGTGGAGAAGTGGAGGTTCACGCTGCCCTTCAAAATAGCACAAGTGGTGCAAGAAGTCTGCGGTCCTACGCTGAAGCTTTTCGGCTACAAATTGGTCTCAAGCGAGGAGATGCTAACGGACAAGTCCATAAGTTTAATCGAAGATAAAGTTTTTGACTTTTTATAG